One Chroogloeocystis siderophila 5.2 s.c.1 DNA segment encodes these proteins:
- a CDS encoding M23 family metallopeptidase, which produces MKQGNENASAPSSYFGRRSLLLPSLTCLGIVSLLSQQPASAQASIDSIVVPIKEDTTAFPTNSAAAHQTRVERLRQKLATPAVPRASTPQKRPQTILPTAPTAQKPRTTSQNATNPTPDFSRSHIDSTNYSIGATRTYEPPSAVVLSERSTGCRAVVRNGQGAASVCQTAPQRINVAIRNPRSRNALTQIPKSTQIASVSPVRGSSASYTKSGTKEPPAYIQQAIALVNQSVSPSTQAYYNRMQQGVKTRNTGLLFPLTIPAPITSLFGWRIHPITGDRRFHTGTDLGAPTGTPVLAAYTGSVAIANFLGGYGLTVVLEHEKPTKSSDKTPWDIPQQTLYGHLSEIFVQPGERVKQGTVIGLVGSTGNSTGPHLHFETRHLTPDGWVASDPGFELEYALTKLVEALKTAQTPQQESDRS; this is translated from the coding sequence ATGAAACAGGGAAACGAAAACGCCAGCGCGCCTTCATCCTATTTTGGGCGGCGTTCGCTGCTATTACCAAGCTTGACCTGTCTTGGTATAGTTAGCCTCCTGAGTCAACAACCCGCATCGGCACAAGCAAGTATTGATAGCATTGTTGTACCTATCAAGGAAGATACAACCGCTTTCCCAACCAATTCAGCAGCTGCGCATCAAACCAGAGTAGAAAGATTACGCCAAAAACTTGCTACTCCAGCGGTTCCGCGCGCATCTACTCCTCAAAAACGCCCGCAGACAATTCTACCAACTGCACCCACAGCACAAAAACCGCGAACTACTAGCCAAAATGCGACTAACCCTACACCAGACTTTAGTAGATCGCATATCGACTCCACAAACTATAGTATTGGTGCGACGAGAACTTATGAACCGCCTAGTGCGGTTGTGCTATCAGAACGCTCTACAGGATGTCGCGCCGTTGTCCGCAACGGGCAAGGTGCTGCAAGTGTTTGTCAGACCGCACCTCAACGTATTAATGTTGCCATTCGTAACCCGCGATCGCGTAACGCGTTGACACAAATACCAAAAAGCACTCAAATTGCAAGTGTATCGCCAGTGCGTGGTAGTAGCGCGAGTTATACAAAAAGTGGTACCAAAGAACCACCAGCATACATTCAACAAGCGATCGCACTTGTGAATCAAAGTGTCTCGCCTAGCACGCAAGCTTACTACAATCGAATGCAGCAAGGAGTGAAGACTCGCAATACGGGTTTACTCTTTCCGCTAACCATCCCTGCGCCGATTACCTCGTTATTCGGTTGGCGCATTCATCCGATTACAGGTGATCGCCGTTTTCATACCGGAACTGATTTAGGCGCGCCCACAGGAACACCCGTCTTAGCTGCGTATACAGGAAGTGTTGCGATCGCTAACTTTTTAGGCGGCTACGGTTTAACTGTTGTCCTCGAACATGAAAAACCCACAAAGAGTTCTGACAAAACACCTTGGGATATTCCACAACAAACGCTCTACGGTCACTTATCCGAAATCTTTGTCCAGCCAGGCGAACGGGTCAAACAAGGAACCGTCATCGGACTTGTCGGAAGCACAGGGAATTCCACAGGACCGCATTTACACTTTGAAACGCGGCATTTAACACCCGATGGCTGGGTAGCAAGCGATCCTGGCTTTGAGTTGGAATACGCTTTAACGAAGCTCGTAGAAGCGTTAAAAACCGCTCAAACGCCGCAACAAGAATCTGATAGGAGCTAA
- the pgeF gene encoding peptidoglycan editing factor PgeF, producing MHTWHWQTWQGLPYLTCSLLEPWLHGFFTQHFWSRSPAELVKVLHPTAAAYRVKQVHGNIVLTPSQIKEAMNAENDLLPPADGVVTEQALQSVWVASADCTPVLIADSQTGQVAAVHAGWRGTAAKIVPVAIARLQAQGSQLVDLRIALGPAIAGAVYQVSTQVAAQVGASIYAASAEELIVNALQRLPDAPILQDPEPERVRLDVRRVIALQLEHLGIHAEQVAIAPHCTYQQPECFFSYRRDQQKKVQWSGIVSR from the coding sequence ATGCATACTTGGCACTGGCAAACTTGGCAAGGCTTACCATATCTCACTTGTAGTCTTTTGGAACCGTGGTTGCATGGTTTTTTTACTCAGCATTTTTGGTCGCGATCTCCCGCAGAACTCGTTAAGGTTCTGCACCCAACCGCAGCAGCTTATCGGGTAAAACAAGTTCACGGCAATATTGTTTTAACGCCTTCACAAATCAAAGAAGCAATGAACGCAGAAAATGACTTGCTACCACCGGCTGATGGTGTCGTCACAGAACAAGCTTTGCAATCAGTTTGGGTAGCCAGTGCTGATTGTACTCCGGTGTTGATTGCAGATTCTCAAACTGGGCAAGTTGCGGCGGTACACGCAGGGTGGCGCGGTACAGCAGCTAAGATTGTGCCAGTGGCGATCGCGCGTTTGCAAGCGCAGGGGAGTCAGTTAGTCGATTTGCGTATTGCTTTAGGACCTGCGATTGCGGGTGCAGTTTATCAAGTTTCGACTCAAGTAGCGGCGCAAGTCGGAGCAAGTATTTATGCTGCTAGCGCTGAGGAATTGATCGTAAATGCCTTGCAGCGTTTGCCCGATGCACCCATCCTACAAGATCCTGAACCAGAGCGCGTGCGCCTAGACGTGCGACGCGTGATTGCGCTTCAGTTAGAACATTTGGGAATTCACGCTGAACAAGTGGCGATCGCGCCTCATTGTACGTATCAACAGCCAGAGTGTTTCTTTTCTTACCGCCGCGACCAGCAAAAAAAAGTTCAGTGGTCAGGAATTGTGAGTAGATAA
- a CDS encoding tetratricopeptide repeat protein: MLRLYKTLLTTCLLFGITTALNEIPTTYAQSPLTAMTAEEYYHQGVFKDQLEGDKQGAIEYYTQAIKLDPNHTDAYNDRGLARLALGDAQGAIADYTQAIKINPRHAQIYNNRGTARLAAQDRQGAIADYTQAIKINPLLEDPYLHLAQLYRQRGLHRDNSGDATGAIAEYTQAIQVLNQMPSSERSRLRGNRQGSVYNLAMTHYHRGITRFNSGDKQGAINDLQKAAELFYTQADTNNHQLAVRKIREIQR, from the coding sequence ATGCTTCGTCTTTATAAAACCTTACTAACGACGTGCCTGCTTTTCGGAATTACTACTGCATTAAATGAAATTCCGACTACCTACGCGCAATCACCACTTACAGCGATGACTGCTGAGGAGTATTACCATCAAGGAGTTTTCAAAGATCAACTCGAAGGCGATAAGCAAGGCGCAATTGAATATTATACGCAGGCAATTAAGCTCGATCCAAATCATACCGATGCTTACAACGATCGCGGTTTAGCCCGCTTAGCATTAGGAGATGCGCAAGGCGCGATTGCCGATTACACGCAAGCGATTAAAATTAACCCCCGTCATGCACAAATCTACAACAATCGTGGTACGGCGCGGTTGGCTGCGCAAGATCGGCAAGGCGCGATCGCTGATTACACCCAAGCAATTAAGATTAACCCTCTCCTTGAAGATCCCTACCTCCACCTCGCGCAACTTTATCGTCAACGTGGCTTGCACCGTGACAATAGTGGAGATGCAACAGGAGCCATTGCAGAGTATACTCAAGCCATTCAAGTCCTCAATCAAATGCCCTCCTCAGAGCGATCGCGACTACGAGGCAATCGTCAAGGCTCAGTATACAATCTTGCCATGACTCATTATCATCGCGGTATAACGCGCTTCAACAGCGGAGATAAACAAGGCGCAATCAACGATTTACAAAAAGCTGCGGAACTGTTTTACACTCAAGCAGATACCAACAACCACCAACTAGCTGTTCGCAAAATCAGAGAAATTCAGCGCTAG
- a CDS encoding caspase family protein → MSPVSVGTSRSIHLESGKAKLWVLLVGINKYSDFSIPTLRYSAVDCQGLTEALAVATQKFPDKEVIVHHDFAALTPELSTVQSSLKYIISAARTQDTVLFYFSGHGFLEPETQQAVLCLADTRKDDLLNTGWRMPELLGMLGECAATQQLIWLDACHSGGMTLIGARGDNTTLLQNPTSQLVELLRQRATQSKGFYALLSCDQGQQSWEFPELGHGVFTYFLIRGLRGEAADAQGVIEVDGLYKYVYHRTLQYVDKTNQQLRLINQQKRSRGETNLHSEYPIQTPKRIVEGIGELVLGLSCANTGATHPRQALVINGLSNYQATVELSKVLRQAGQFELEYLPRPGKELSQVREAIQEYLRSPHLQSSSPNITTAFLYLRGRIEETTEGDSWLVLGDGVRLSRSWLRQELRRSDIAQQIIVLDCPGATSLADWVEDLQLGFQHGQCLIAAASPLDVPEQFTQALLKTLTTADPQTGLPVAAWIAQLQVELAGTDSLHVWLSGVQGVIEVLPNRVIVSRGGDSDDFDLGLCPYMGLKAFGEADALYFYGREALTQKLINELSQRAFLAVVGASGSGKSSVVQAGLITQLRQGKQLPGSESWWIGSLRPGAKPMTALVQRLVEAGTEKEKAYQALQLEGLLHLGIEGFVRWLRTRPEPMVVLVVDQFEELFTLSASGDRQQFLDILLGAVNYAADRFKLVITLRADFIGACLEAPSLAPVLQQSSVLVPPCLTCDDYRQVIVQPAQQVGLHVEPELVQVLLQDLPHSAGDLPLLEFVLEQLWLYRQGGVLTLQSYQQQIGGLKGVLEKKAQAVYDSLEPEAQACVQWIFLTLTQLGDGTEDTRRRVNKSEMTVAKYPAPLVDRTLQALTAAKLIVVNCDEYPVGQSRSASSEVSLATLKQEVTIEIAHEVLIRHWSTLRWWLEENRTRLQVQRQIEQAASLWKQNQQHSDFLLHGVRLAEAKEIYVKCADELSPETQQFMAACLKARQQQHLQTKRRLKRAQLTAGVMSVLGFTACGLAGIAYVQRQNIQIESLNSLSTALLSADQQLEALSISIKAAQQVQQTLAVPYELQVKTASTLQQVLSAMQERNRFVGHTYSVNAIAFSPNGKIIASASDDATIKVWNPDGTLVRSLSAHTNPINSISFSADGQTLVSASDDGIKLWNLNGTLIKTLQKQGTTVTSFSPDGKLIASASGDATIKLWNPDGTLVRSLSAHTSSINSISFSRDGQILASASDDGVKLWNINGTLVKTLQGHNGGVTSVSFSPDGMLATASRDHTIALWSREGNLIKSLKGHSAPVNSVSFSPDGKLLASASDDFTIKLWNDERELETFKGHSAPVNDVRFTPSGMLVSAGVDNTLRLWSLQQKPIIAQECPQTISVSFSTNLQDIALVCRDNTVTLWNRNTNAAKTLKENDDVFHQVSFSPDGSIATAENSVELQAKTIHAQHIIKLWSRDGVVLKSFAGHKNWLNSVSFSPDGNLLASASDDKTVKLWRRDGSEVRSLQGHQDAVNNVAFSPNSQIVASASKDATVKLWSVDGKLINTLQGHNDAVSDVSFSADGQLLASASVDNTVKLWRLDGKLITTLQGHSGWINDVSFSPDGKLVASASDDSTIKLWNIHGQLLGSFSVKAQSLGVKFTADGKNLVAVGSDNAVRQWTLDLNQLVAQGCNWLSDYLTTNSNVNASDRHLCKTIN, encoded by the coding sequence ATGTCTCCAGTTAGTGTGGGTACAAGTCGCTCAATACACCTAGAAAGCGGCAAAGCAAAGCTCTGGGTTCTGTTAGTCGGTATCAACAAATACAGCGATTTTAGTATCCCTACGCTGCGCTATTCCGCAGTAGATTGTCAAGGATTAACTGAGGCGCTAGCAGTTGCAACACAAAAATTTCCTGATAAAGAAGTTATCGTTCATCACGATTTTGCGGCTTTAACACCAGAATTATCCACAGTCCAAAGTAGTTTGAAATATATTATTTCTGCTGCCCGCACGCAAGACACAGTGCTGTTTTACTTTTCAGGACATGGTTTTCTTGAACCAGAAACTCAGCAAGCAGTTTTATGTTTAGCAGATACCCGAAAAGATGATTTGCTTAACACAGGTTGGAGAATGCCTGAACTATTGGGAATGTTAGGAGAATGTGCAGCGACACAACAACTTATATGGCTCGATGCGTGTCACAGTGGCGGAATGACATTAATTGGAGCAAGAGGAGATAATACAACTTTATTGCAAAATCCGACTTCACAACTTGTTGAATTACTACGACAACGCGCGACACAAAGTAAAGGATTTTATGCGTTACTTTCGTGTGATCAAGGTCAACAATCGTGGGAATTTCCCGAATTAGGACACGGAGTCTTTACTTATTTTCTGATTCGTGGCTTGCGTGGAGAAGCCGCCGATGCGCAAGGCGTGATTGAAGTTGATGGACTGTATAAATATGTTTATCACCGCACGTTGCAGTATGTCGATAAAACGAATCAACAACTCCGGTTAATTAATCAGCAAAAGCGTAGCCGTGGCGAAACTAATCTTCATTCAGAATATCCTATCCAAACACCAAAACGGATTGTTGAAGGAATAGGAGAACTTGTTTTAGGATTGAGTTGTGCAAATACCGGTGCAACGCATCCGCGACAGGCGTTAGTGATTAACGGATTATCAAACTATCAAGCAACGGTAGAACTTAGTAAAGTATTACGCCAAGCCGGACAATTTGAACTAGAGTATTTACCACGACCAGGAAAAGAATTGTCACAGGTACGCGAAGCAATTCAAGAATACTTGCGATCGCCGCATCTACAATCTTCATCACCCAATATTACCACCGCATTTTTATACTTGCGCGGACGCATCGAAGAAACCACCGAAGGCGACTCTTGGCTTGTGTTAGGTGATGGCGTGCGACTTTCGCGGTCTTGGTTACGTCAAGAACTACGGCGATCGGATATTGCACAACAAATTATCGTGCTAGATTGCCCAGGAGCTACTTCGCTTGCAGATTGGGTAGAAGATTTGCAACTAGGTTTCCAACACGGACAATGCTTAATCGCAGCAGCATCTCCCCTCGACGTACCCGAACAATTTACCCAAGCACTTTTAAAAACCCTAACGACAGCCGATCCCCAAACCGGATTACCCGTCGCCGCGTGGATTGCGCAACTTCAGGTAGAACTTGCAGGAACAGACTCACTTCATGTCTGGCTATCAGGTGTCCAAGGTGTCATCGAAGTTTTGCCCAACCGAGTTATTGTTTCGCGTGGTGGAGATAGCGACGACTTTGATTTAGGACTTTGCCCATACATGGGATTAAAAGCCTTTGGCGAAGCCGACGCCCTGTATTTCTATGGACGCGAAGCACTTACACAAAAACTCATTAATGAACTGAGTCAACGTGCTTTTTTAGCTGTCGTTGGGGCTTCAGGAAGTGGTAAATCTTCGGTTGTGCAAGCTGGCTTAATCACACAGTTGCGACAAGGTAAACAATTACCAGGAAGCGAATCTTGGTGGATAGGAAGTCTTCGCCCTGGGGCAAAACCAATGACAGCATTAGTACAGCGCCTTGTAGAAGCAGGAACCGAAAAAGAAAAAGCTTATCAAGCACTGCAACTGGAGGGGTTATTACACCTAGGAATTGAAGGCTTTGTTCGCTGGTTACGCACTCGTCCAGAACCGATGGTTGTCCTTGTTGTAGACCAATTTGAAGAACTTTTTACATTAAGTGCAAGCGGCGATCGCCAACAATTTTTAGATATTCTTCTTGGTGCTGTCAATTATGCTGCGGATCGGTTTAAGCTTGTGATTACGCTCCGTGCTGACTTTATAGGCGCGTGTCTAGAAGCGCCGTCGCTTGCACCTGTGTTGCAACAATCGAGTGTGTTAGTTCCACCGTGCTTGACGTGCGACGATTATCGTCAGGTGATTGTACAACCAGCCCAGCAAGTTGGATTGCACGTCGAACCTGAATTAGTCCAAGTTCTCCTGCAAGATTTACCGCACTCCGCTGGAGATTTACCGCTACTCGAATTTGTTTTAGAGCAACTGTGGTTGTATCGCCAAGGTGGAGTTTTAACCTTACAATCGTATCAACAGCAGATTGGCGGACTCAAAGGCGTCCTAGAAAAAAAAGCCCAAGCCGTTTACGACAGCCTCGAACCCGAAGCCCAAGCCTGCGTCCAATGGATTTTTCTAACTTTAACGCAATTAGGAGACGGTACAGAAGACACGCGACGGCGCGTGAATAAGTCAGAAATGACAGTGGCGAAATATCCCGCACCGCTTGTAGACAGAACCTTGCAAGCGTTAACTGCGGCTAAGCTGATCGTCGTGAACTGCGATGAATATCCTGTCGGACAAAGCCGAAGTGCATCATCAGAAGTTTCCTTAGCAACACTGAAACAAGAAGTTACGATTGAAATCGCGCACGAAGTTTTAATTCGCCATTGGTCAACTTTACGCTGGTGGCTGGAAGAAAACCGTACTCGCTTACAAGTTCAACGCCAAATCGAACAAGCAGCATCATTGTGGAAGCAAAATCAACAGCATTCTGATTTTCTCTTGCATGGCGTGCGACTCGCAGAAGCCAAAGAAATCTACGTCAAGTGCGCGGATGAATTATCGCCAGAAACGCAACAGTTTATGGCTGCGTGTTTAAAAGCCCGACAACAACAACACTTGCAAACCAAACGCCGACTTAAACGCGCCCAACTTACCGCAGGAGTCATGAGTGTTCTCGGATTTACAGCTTGTGGCTTAGCAGGAATTGCGTATGTACAACGCCAAAATATCCAAATTGAAAGTTTAAACTCTTTATCTACGGCACTATTAAGTGCTGACCAGCAATTAGAAGCTTTAAGCATCAGCATAAAAGCAGCACAGCAAGTACAGCAAACGTTAGCAGTACCGTACGAACTGCAAGTCAAAACTGCAAGTACATTACAGCAAGTCCTGTCCGCAATGCAAGAACGCAACCGCTTTGTCGGACACACGTACAGTGTAAATGCGATCGCATTTAGCCCTAATGGTAAAATTATCGCTTCCGCAAGCGACGATGCAACGATTAAAGTGTGGAATCCCGATGGAACACTCGTGCGATCGCTTTCTGCACACACGAACCCAATCAACAGCATCAGTTTTAGTGCTGATGGTCAAACTTTAGTGTCGGCGAGTGACGATGGTATCAAACTTTGGAACCTAAATGGTACTTTAATTAAAACGCTACAAAAACAGGGTACAACAGTCACTAGTTTTAGTCCTGACGGTAAGCTAATTGCTTCCGCTAGCGGCGATGCAACGATTAAATTGTGGAATCCCGATGGAACACTCGTGCGATCGCTTTCTGCACACACTAGCTCAATCAACAGCATCAGTTTTAGCCGTGATGGTCAAATCTTAGCATCGGCGAGTGACGATGGCGTCAAACTCTGGAACATAAATGGCACTTTAGTTAAAACGCTACAAGGACACAACGGCGGAGTAACTAGCGTTAGTTTTAGCCCTGATGGAATGCTTGCAACTGCTAGCCGCGATCATACAATTGCACTTTGGAGTCGAGAAGGCAATTTAATCAAATCACTCAAAGGACACAGCGCCCCTGTCAATTCTGTCAGTTTTAGCCCTGATGGTAAGCTGTTAGCGTCAGCAAGCGATGATTTCACTATAAAGCTGTGGAACGACGAGCGAGAACTAGAAACCTTTAAAGGACACAGCGCCCCTGTCAATGACGTCCGTTTTACTCCTAGCGGGATGCTAGTTTCCGCCGGAGTAGACAACACACTACGACTCTGGAGTTTACAACAAAAGCCTATCATCGCCCAAGAATGTCCGCAGACGATTAGTGTCAGTTTCAGTACAAATCTACAAGATATCGCTTTAGTTTGCCGTGACAATACCGTGACACTGTGGAACCGCAATACTAACGCAGCAAAAACTTTAAAAGAAAATGACGATGTTTTTCACCAAGTCAGTTTTAGTCCTGATGGTAGCATCGCCACTGCTGAAAACTCTGTTGAACTCCAAGCCAAAACTATCCACGCGCAGCACATCATCAAACTTTGGAGTCGTGATGGTGTTGTTTTGAAGTCTTTTGCAGGACACAAGAATTGGCTTAATAGCGTCAGTTTTAGCCCTGATGGTAACTTGCTTGCTTCGGCAAGTGATGACAAAACGGTAAAATTGTGGCGGCGTGATGGTAGCGAAGTGCGATCGCTACAAGGACATCAAGATGCGGTCAATAATGTCGCGTTTAGCCCGAACAGCCAAATTGTTGCCTCTGCTAGCAAAGATGCTACGGTGAAACTGTGGAGCGTTGATGGTAAATTAATTAACACACTGCAAGGACATAACGATGCTGTCAGTGATGTCAGTTTCAGCGCTGATGGTCAACTTCTCGCGTCTGCAAGTGTCGATAATACGGTTAAGCTGTGGCGTCTCGATGGTAAATTAATCACTACGCTGCAAGGACACAGTGGCTGGATTAACGATGTCAGCTTTAGCCCCGATGGTAAGCTTGTTGCTTCCGCCAGTGACGACTCAACAATTAAATTGTGGAATATTCACGGTCAACTTTTAGGATCTTTTTCAGTAAAAGCACAGAGTTTGGGCGTAAAATTTACTGCCGATGGCAAGAATTTGGTTGCGGTTGGCAGTGATAACGCTGTGCGTCAGTGGACTCTCGATTTAAATCAATTAGTTGCACAAGGCTGCAACTGGCTAAGTGATTACTTAACAACAAATTCTAATGTCAATGCGAGCGATCGCCACCTTTGCAAAACCATAAATTAA
- a CDS encoding beta strand repeat-containing protein, which yields MKLRCQSFSYPASFLLFLAVSSPLQAQITGDQTLRNSSTVTTEDANSIITGGTQTGSNLYHSFSEFSVPTNGIASFQDVAPEIENVITRVTGAPSNIDGLIEVLQPNGAVSSANFFLLNPKGITFGSNASLNIGGSFIVSTASSLHFADNTQFSTDLGQIEPLLSMSVPVGLQFGVNPGRLLNQSQIGLQILPSKTLALVGGDVVLEGGFMIAPAGRIELGSVASSSFVSLNPTNSGWSLGYTQVQNFQNVELSQGSIVDVSGEASGNIQIQGKQVAIADGSFIIAAVESQHGGEIFIHASDLTINSSLIGTRTDNGIGANVTIATGKLLIINGQVLAETLGEGHGGELNITASESVKVVGGFQIPQENGDFEYIPSGLLTRSDNNATGAAGNLSLTTNRLIIQDGAQIGSVTVGAGNTGNVTVRASEIEVVGIARTPEGEPISDAGLPFPSGLFASAEEGSSGNGGNLEVTTDRLSIRDGAVVQTTTFGSGDAGNLTIQEAQSIEVAGTVNVEGENLKSGLFANSGGLPGTGLPAIFDATGRGGNLKIQTDELIVRDGAIVAVSSVNETPEAQGAGTLQVDAQTIRLDNGEIVANTASGEGGNINLNVQDLFLRRSSEISTTAGIEGAGGNGGDISINNARFIIAAPNENNDIKANAFLGQGGKVTIDAQNIFGLIVRSLEDLQTLLGTSDPVQLDPVQLSSSDITAISQTNPELSGEVVINTPDVDPSRGAVVLPQNLVDVSGLIAQGCAAENVANESQLVVTGRGGLPPNPGEVLNSDDVWQDWRFSDATTGITEAIAPTSRNTSTPLVEATNWATNNKGEIMLIAATPTTTINPGQNVISCQ from the coding sequence ATGAAACTGCGTTGCCAGTCTTTTTCGTATCCTGCCAGTTTTTTGTTATTTTTAGCTGTATCTAGTCCGCTGCAAGCACAAATTACAGGAGATCAGACCTTACGAAATTCTTCGACCGTTACTACAGAAGACGCTAATAGCATCATTACAGGTGGCACTCAAACTGGCTCCAACTTGTATCACAGCTTTAGCGAGTTTTCAGTTCCTACAAATGGCATAGCTTCATTTCAAGATGTTGCACCAGAAATCGAAAATGTCATTACTCGCGTTACAGGTGCGCCTTCCAATATTGATGGATTGATTGAAGTACTGCAACCAAACGGTGCGGTCAGTTCTGCTAATTTCTTTCTACTTAATCCGAAGGGAATTACTTTTGGTTCTAATGCTTCACTCAATATTGGTGGGTCTTTTATTGTAAGTACAGCGAGTAGTCTTCACTTTGCTGACAATACTCAGTTTAGTACTGACCTTGGTCAAATCGAACCATTACTAAGTATGAGTGTTCCTGTAGGATTGCAGTTTGGAGTCAATCCTGGAAGGCTCTTGAATCAATCACAAATAGGTTTACAAATACTACCTAGTAAAACTTTAGCACTCGTAGGCGGTGATGTAGTGCTAGAAGGTGGATTTATGATTGCACCAGCGGGACGTATTGAGTTAGGTAGTGTTGCTAGTTCTAGTTTCGTCAGCTTGAATCCGACAAACAGCGGTTGGTCTTTAGGATATACACAAGTACAAAATTTTCAAAATGTCGAGCTATCTCAAGGGTCTATTGTAGATGTCAGTGGGGAAGCTAGTGGCAACATCCAAATACAAGGCAAGCAAGTGGCGATCGCTGATGGCTCTTTTATAATTGCAGCGGTTGAAAGTCAACACGGAGGAGAAATCTTTATTCATGCTTCGGACTTGACCATAAACTCCTCATTAATAGGTACTAGGACGGATAACGGTATCGGTGCAAACGTAACTATTGCAACCGGCAAACTGCTTATTATAAATGGACAAGTACTAGCTGAAACTCTTGGTGAAGGGCACGGAGGGGAGTTAAACATAACTGCATCTGAATCTGTAAAAGTAGTTGGTGGGTTTCAAATTCCACAAGAAAATGGTGATTTTGAATATATTCCTAGTGGTTTATTAACTCGGTCTGATAACAATGCTACAGGAGCAGCAGGAAACTTATCGCTAACTACAAATAGGCTGATTATCCAAGACGGCGCACAGATAGGCTCGGTTACTGTTGGTGCAGGAAATACAGGAAATGTAACTGTTCGAGCTTCAGAAATTGAAGTAGTTGGCATTGCACGTACACCAGAAGGTGAACCAATAAGTGATGCGGGTTTACCTTTCCCTAGCGGCTTATTTGCTAGCGCTGAAGAAGGTTCTAGTGGCAATGGAGGAAATTTAGAAGTTACGACAGACCGCTTAAGCATTCGCGATGGTGCAGTTGTGCAAACGACAACATTTGGTAGTGGAGACGCCGGAAATTTAACTATCCAAGAAGCACAATCTATCGAAGTCGCTGGCACTGTTAATGTTGAGGGTGAAAACTTAAAATCGGGTTTGTTTGCAAATTCTGGAGGACTACCAGGAACTGGCTTACCAGCGATTTTTGATGCGACTGGTCGCGGAGGAAACTTAAAGATTCAAACCGATGAATTAATTGTTCGGGATGGCGCGATCGTGGCGGTGAGTAGTGTCAACGAAACACCAGAGGCTCAAGGTGCAGGAACTTTGCAAGTAGATGCTCAAACTATCCGTTTAGATAATGGAGAAATTGTCGCGAATACTGCTTCAGGCGAAGGTGGAAATATTAATCTAAACGTGCAAGATTTGTTTTTACGTCGCAGTAGTGAAATTTCTACAACAGCAGGGATTGAAGGCGCTGGAGGAAATGGTGGCGATATATCTATCAACAATGCCCGATTTATCATTGCTGCACCCAATGAAAATAATGACATCAAAGCGAATGCGTTTCTCGGACAAGGAGGAAAAGTCACAATCGATGCACAAAATATCTTTGGCTTAATAGTACGCAGCTTAGAAGATTTACAAACTTTGTTAGGAACCAGCGATCCAGTACAGCTAGACCCTGTTCAACTTTCTAGTAGTGATATCACGGCAATTTCCCAAACCAACCCAGAATTAAGCGGTGAAGTTGTTATTAATACCCCAGATGTCGATCCGAGTCGTGGTGCAGTTGTGTTACCACAAAATTTAGTTGATGTTTCAGGACTGATTGCACAAGGTTGTGCGGCTGAAAATGTGGCGAATGAAAGTCAATTGGTCGTGACGGGGCGCGGTGGTTTACCGCCAAATCCTGGAGAAGTTCTCAATAGTGATGATGTGTGGCAAGATTGGCGTTTTTCTGATGCTACAACAGGTATTACAGAAGCGATTGCACCCACATCCCGCAACACCTCAACTCCTCTTGTAGAAGCAACAAACTGGGCAACTAACAACAAAGGTGAAATTATGTTAATCGCTGCAACACCTACAACTACTATAAATCCTGGACAAAACGTTATATCTTGCCAATAA